AGTTGAAATATATTACTCCTGATGTTGACCAACATAATGGCGGATTTTGGAAAGCTGCTGATAGTGTGAGAAATTTAGGAAGCAGGCGGACAAGTTCAGGCACTTATGATGCTGATCTTAATCGAATAGGTGATTAATGTATGAAATATTCATATAGAATAACTAAATATACTCAGACTGATGAACTGGGGAGGGGCATTCATCTCCAAATGAATGGACCAGTTTTTATGATGTAGGCAATAAGGTAACAGAGAACGAATATAAAAAAGTTGAACAGAAATATATAGATTATATTTTAGATGCATGTAATTGCCTTGGCGTGAAATCACTAAAAATTAAGGGGTTGGAACTGAATGTTGATAAATGTAAGTATGCAGAAGGTAACACTATTCAACTTGGTGATCTTAAAGAGGTGATTCAATCAATATTAAGAGAGTATATATGGTGTAAGCTTATATCCAATGAATGTGAGTTTCATTTTGGTTATGATTTCTATATGTATTTTTTATGTGATGCTTGTCCTGAAGAATGTATAGATAAAATAAAAACGGAACTTACTGTTCAAAGATATAAATCCCCATATTTATAATAAGATAAGAGTCGGGAAACTCTTTTAATCCTCCCGGCTTTTTTATTTAAGCCTATTTCATATACTAAGCAAGCACGTCCTTTACACCTTGAACCACCAGTTTAGCCTGATAAAATTGCTCCCGGCACGGCGCAGCGAACCCGTTACGGCTACGATGCTTTCGGACGACGCAGCTGGAAGCAGGACGCCTTCGGGGTGACGCACTTTATCTGGGCCGGCAACCGGCTGCTGAGCGAGGAGCGGGGCAAACGTCAGCATATCTGGATTTATGAGGATGAAAGCTTCGTGCCGCTGGCACAAATCAGCACACAGCGTGGGGAAAGCGAGCATGACGCGCAGGTTTACGGGTATCACACCGACCAGGCGGGGCTGCCGCGCGAGCTGACCGGGATGGCGGGTGAGCTGGTGTGGTGTGCGACTACCACGCCTGGGAATACATTGTGCGTGGGGGCGATGACGCTGACAGCGTGGACGCCACGACAGGTCAGATTGCCGGCGCGCTGTATGGTTATTCGGGCATACCGCAGGAGTGGCGTGACAGGCTGATGCAGGAAAAAAGAATTGCCGCCATGGCGGAAGCGTTCTTCAGGCAGGCACCTGAGGAAACGACATAATTTTGAGCAAAACAGGCGACAGCGTTTTTAAGCCCCATGGCGCAATCGGCACTAAGTCACATGACTAATAATGATTTTTAATGTTCAATCGCCCGCATTGTCAGAGAAAAAGATAATTTTATGTTGCAGCCAACAGGGCGGGGGCCGGGCCTTTTAGCAGGCTATTTGCTGCCATTTGATGCTATCCCATTCTTTTACTGCCTGTTTTGACTTTCTTTTCGCTACCGATATAATCGGCGCTTCATGGTAAGGAGAGAGACATGTTCAGAAGCAACCTGGAAGAAAAACTGTATAAAACGGGTTTTTCTGCGGAGGAAATAGGGAAGTTACGCGCTAATGCGGAAAACCATTCCACCTCGCTGGAAATCGTACTGTC
This DNA window, taken from Mixta gaviniae, encodes the following:
- a CDS encoding ADP-ribosylglycohydrolase family protein, with the translated sequence MDATTGQIAGALYGYSGIPQEWRDRLMQEKRIAAMAEAFFRQAPEETT